The Bdellovibrionales bacterium genome segment TTGCATACGATATAACTTTGGCCGATGGCGTTGGCAAGAACTGATGGATTTCCAGATAAGGATGTTCAACTTGCTGAGTGGTGCAAAGCGCTAACTCATCCTGCACGTATTATTATTCTTCGCACGCTCGCAAGTCGTGGCGAGTGTATCTGCGGCGAGCTTGTAGTTGATCTTCCCCTATCTCAAGCATCCGTGAGTCAACATCTAAAAGCACTGAAGGAAGTAGGCCTAATTAAAGGCGAGATCGAAGATCCTCACTCAAAATACTGTG includes the following:
- a CDS encoding helix-turn-helix transcriptional regulator, with translation MALARTDGFPDKDVQLAEWCKALTHPARIIILRTLASRGECICGELVVDLPLSQASVSQHLKALKEVGLIKGEIEDPHSKYCVNKGNFERLVTALNKFAANVIADLDDEACVVKE